A section of the Streptomyces xinghaiensis S187 genome encodes:
- the metK gene encoding methionine adenosyltransferase: MSRRLFTSESVTEGHPDKIADQISDSILDALLMEDPASRVAVETLITTGLVHVAGEVTTKAYADIATLVRSKILDIGYDSSKKGFDGASCGVSVSIGSQSPDIAQGVDTAYEQRVGSASQRDADDELDRQGAGDQGLMFGYACDETPELMPLPINLAHRLSRRLSEVRKNGTIPYLRPDGKTQVTIEYDGDKAVRLDTVVVSSQHASDIDLDSLLAPDIREFVVEHVLAELIEDGIKLDTANYRLLVNPTGRFEIGGPMGDAGLTGRKIIIDTYGGMARHGGGAFSGKDPSKVDRSAAYAMRWVAKNVVAAGLASRCEVQVAYAIGKAEPVGLFVETFGTATVEVERIEQAIGEVFDLRPAAIIRDLDLLRPIYARTAAYGHFGRELPEFTWERTDRVDALRKAAGA, translated from the coding sequence GTGTCCCGCCGCCTGTTCACCTCCGAGTCCGTCACCGAGGGCCACCCAGACAAGATCGCTGACCAGATCAGCGACTCCATCCTCGACGCCCTCCTCATGGAGGACCCGGCCTCCCGCGTCGCCGTCGAGACCCTGATCACCACCGGTCTGGTCCATGTGGCCGGCGAAGTGACGACGAAGGCGTACGCGGACATCGCGACGCTCGTGCGCAGCAAGATCCTCGACATCGGCTACGACTCCTCGAAGAAGGGCTTCGACGGCGCCTCCTGCGGCGTCTCGGTCTCCATCGGCTCGCAGTCCCCCGACATCGCGCAGGGCGTGGACACCGCGTACGAGCAGCGCGTCGGGAGCGCCTCCCAGCGGGACGCGGACGACGAGCTGGACCGGCAGGGCGCGGGCGACCAGGGCCTGATGTTCGGCTACGCCTGCGACGAGACGCCCGAACTGATGCCGCTGCCGATCAACCTGGCGCACCGGCTCTCCCGCCGGCTGTCGGAGGTGCGGAAGAACGGGACCATCCCCTACCTCCGCCCGGACGGCAAGACCCAGGTCACCATCGAGTACGACGGCGACAAGGCCGTCCGCCTCGACACGGTCGTGGTCTCCTCCCAGCACGCCTCCGACATCGACCTGGACAGCCTGCTGGCCCCGGACATCCGCGAGTTCGTCGTGGAGCACGTCCTCGCCGAGCTGATCGAGGACGGCATCAAGCTCGACACCGCCAACTACCGGCTGCTGGTGAACCCGACGGGCCGGTTCGAGATCGGTGGTCCGATGGGGGACGCGGGGCTGACCGGCCGCAAGATCATCATTGACACCTATGGCGGTATGGCCCGGCACGGTGGCGGTGCGTTCTCGGGGAAGGATCCGTCGAAGGTGGACCGTTCGGCGGCGTACGCGATGCGCTGGGTGGCGAAGAACGTGGTGGCGGCGGGGCTGGCCTCGCGGTGTGAGGTGCAGGTGGCGTACGCCATCGGCAAGGCGGAGCCGGTCGGTCTGTTCGTGGAGACCTTCGGGACCGCGACGGTGGAGGTGGAGCGGATCGAGCAGGCGATCGGTGAGGTGTTCGATCTGCGCCCGGCCGCGATCATCCGCGACCTCGACCTGCTCCGCCCGATCTACGCCCGGACCGCCGCCTACGGCCACTTCGGCCGTGAACTGCCCGAGTTCACCTGGGAGCGCACCGACCGCGTCGACGCGCTGCGCAAGGCCGCCGGGGCCTGA